Below is a window of Humulus lupulus chromosome 2, drHumLupu1.1, whole genome shotgun sequence DNA.
gtgtatattgtagttatttagactattctgcaaattttcagaaaattttaaataatttacaatgtttaaaattaaatttaaaaatgttatttttcaCGAGCATAAAAAATTGTCATGTGTGCAACAAcctgtttttaaactagttttcagcactgtaaattatttataattttttgaaaatttacaaaatgctctaaataactataatatatattatcataaaaaaatcgcgtcgaaaactaTTTATGGATTGACAACACAGAAGAGTCCTACTAGTAGAATTCATTTTGAAAACCTACCGTAAAAAATTCCTAATATTTTATTCCTAATAAAAAGAtggaaaaaatatttaattatatataatttaatttgtgaGTTTGTAAAAACAAACATCCAATTTGTAAGTCGAACCTCGAGATGCCAAAATGCTAGCTATAAAAGtttaattttcaataaatttcTACCAATTTTgctctaaattaaattaaaaagttCTATAAAATTTTTGCTATATACTCAAAGATCGATGTTAGATACacataatatttataacataataatatataattaattttaatcacTAATATTTTTAAGTGGAACCATATAGTATTTAGTTTTGCAATTTATATTAGGATAATTAAGGATTAAAGTCTATGTTCTTTTACAAGTGTagcatttatgttttttttttctggcAAAAATCCTTAACGTTACATAATTGGTGCATATTTTTCCTAAACAATTATGTGTCTGTTATAATGGGGACTAAACATGAATGTTAAAGACTGCTGCTGTTAAAAAATAACAGATCAGGGATGTAAATGCTTCAATTTTGAAAGAACAAGTACTTTAGCCAATTttcgtataattttttttttttaagaatatcaAATACTctataattaacatataaaaaaatatatttcttatatttttttagggCTATTGACTACCATGGATAAGTTATGGTTCTACTATTgtataattcaataattattttatttacaaaattaagacaatttgttttttttacaatatattagtttctcaaatttttctttatattttttaaatattattcatcaattaaaataataaaaaataaaatatttaaaggCGCTCTAAAATAATGTAGAGAGggaaattattaatataaagGATTTAATAGTTTCCATATTTacgtttataaatttttttagagctcctttcaatatttttttaaacaacaTTTATTcaattttccttctctttttgaatttattcttttctattattttaactaataaaattttttaaatatttaatatttaaataatgtaaagaaaaaaaaaatagagaaatagGCATATGAtgaaatgtaaaaaaaattattttgtcttaattttgtaattaaaaaaattaatataagattATTCAGTGTGAAGTTGGATTTGCAACTTTAATGACAAATTCAGATTACTTGTGGGTAATGAAAGAAACTTAATCACTATGAATGTAAGGATTAAAGCAAAGTAACATAAATTTCTAAACTCAAGAAAGATTATCATAGATCTAAAAATATACAAGAAATTATTAACAAAACTTGTACAATCTAAAGTAAAGTATCTATTCGAATTGTACAACAAAATCAAGAATTAGAAAAGAACAGTGAAAGAACAATTCCAAAATAGCAAACTTTGACAGAACACTCtatttgaactcccttcaaagaccTGACTGAAATCCTTTTCAGTTACTGTCTGATCCAAGTTTTTGCTTTCTGTCTAATCTTCAAAACCCAGCCAGATTTCCTCAGCTTCTTCTTCAACCTTTTCTCTTGCACCTGCAATGTTAGAATATATAGTTAGTTGTTAGCTTTCTGTTAAGTTTTGTTATTGTATTTTTCTgttttggttgtttcaaccactTATGTAAACTGGTTATAAATATCAATTCATTGCTCAGCCATTTATCATGGTGTTGAGCTTTTCTCTTGTTCAAttctattttcttttaattattcaCATGGTACCAGAGCCAAAGATCCATGGCTACTGTGTTCCCCAAATTTTCACCCATTTTTTGTTAGGGATTCCCTTACTCATCAATACCCTACTTTCTTTCTTCAATAACCGGAGCTCAATAAAGATCCATGGCTAATTTCTTCCTTAGATATCCATGACGTTCCAGTTCTTCCCAAGGGCCACGATCTACAGCCACAAAGAATCTTGGACACGAAAGACAAGGATCAAAGGCATACACGACAACATTCACATATTCTCCAACTGCTAAGGCTTCCACTCCATAATTTATTGCCAGTCCCTTCTCCAACTCCTTATTGTGGTCCAACTCAGCTCCTACCATGCTGGTGATTTAGTTCTTTCTACTGGTCATGCTTCCTCCTTCTAAACTCTAGACTTTGGCTTATATTTTCTTGATCTCCTGCACTATTTTTCATTATCATTTCCTCACATTTACTCTATATCAATTTCTCCATTTCCTCAAATATCTCTATTTCTTCAACCCTTTTGGCCTTTCTTTCATCTGTTATTACTGTTGCTTTCATTCTTGCTTAATCCAAAGATTGTTTCTGGGTTTTTGGAGTACCGAAACAGATTGAAGAACATATCACTACCAAAGGGTATAGTGTTGAAGGGAAATGAGGTTGGCAACCAGTCAAGCGATATACTTGCATTGATTGGGTTTTTTTTGGAAAATATTAGATGTCTTCTTGAGCAAAATCAAACAGGGGGATGTCTGTCAACAAACAATACATgaggtatttctttctaaatatttCCCACCACCTGTTTGCTCCAATACCTAGACCAACCTTTCATGATTTTCTTGTTTTCTTGGCAACCACACATTGCCAAACCTGACTTCCAAAGCCAAATTCAACCTTAATGCATATTTACAATCCACGCTAGCTATTCATGTTCTCAAACATGCCCATAATCTCATATCTACATgttcataaacatgttctcactttctctttttctctctaatttcatTGCTTCTTATTGCTTACATTGCAATTTACTTGGATCTTTACAAGGATCCTCCACTTTCTCTTTCTTACTTCATGCGGCATCCATGTACAAACCTCTATTACACAACCTACTGAGGACATCTACTTTTCTTACACATATGCCAAATACATCCTCAATTCACTCCCATCACAATATGACAACTTTATATTTACATTTCTTGTGTCATCTACAACTTTTCATGCTCCATCTTCCTCTTTCTCACCTTCTTCCCACACTATTTCAATCTCCACACAATGTGCCACCAAGAAAGTAATAGTTTGTCATTGTCTACTACATGCCACCTATTATGTTCATAAAATGCTGCCCACTTTCATTGTCTCTATAATTTTATTGTCTATAATTTCACTTCACTGTTATTCTAATTACCCACCGTCTTTGTCTTTAGCATTTCGTTGCTTATTTTTACTTGACTCTATAAACATGTTCATAAAACATGTCCTCACTTTCCTTTGACTCTATATTTTCATAATCCAATACTActtttgtgacgccccacgtcactatggctgctttctggaatgacgactggccctacaaaccaacacgagtctttccagcgtgttttgtcctcactcgcacgcttcctgggaaaacttcccaggaggtcacccatccctagattaccccaggtcaagcacgcttaactttggagttctcaagtgatgggctaccgaaaagaagatgcatcttgttgatataggtagtacccatcaatccatttaagccctcttcaaccgtgtagtcccatacctacacagtcttagaatcatcacacttgaccttcctcaggcggtgtgggattgcccAGCTTActtggtctttccccttacggatcacaggattctgactgtcacaacttTCATTGTCATTTGTCCATTTTTCTTTTCTCATGCTACATACTTTGCTATTCTCTACTATCCatttctccactataaactcACATACACCCATTTTATCTCTTATTATTGTGTCTACAACCTCTCATGATCCATATTTCCTCAACCATACTACTTGGTCTCTTCCATCTCTCATAAAAAAGAGTTGGGAACATTATCCTAGGAGCATTTTCACTGTCAAAACCAAGCAACAGCAACATTTTCACTGGCAAGACCTCTTTAAGCTTAAAGTACAAATCCGATGCCTCCATAGATGGACACTCAGTGCACATTGTTGCTCATGGTTTCACTCCACCAACTACCTATCTCTTTAGAGAACCACCTGAGCATTTCCTAGTGGATTGGTTCACCATATTCTGCAGCGAATTGATTGTCCTTTTCAAGATTATCAATTTGAGGGGGGATGTTAGAATATATAGTTAGTTGTTAGCTTTTGTTAAGTTttgttattgtattttttttttttctgttttggttgtttcaaccactTATGTAAACTGGTTATAAATATCAATTCATTGGTCAACCATTTATCATGGTGTTGAGCTTTTCTCTTGTTCAATtctattttctcttaattattcACATGCAACAAAAAGGCTAAGACCAAGAACTGAAATCTAGGATTTTCTATTACAGTCATGTGTGAACTGCCAGCTGGAGAAAACAATGTCAATTAAACTAAATCACTATCCGTCAATTTAATATGTACAACTCATATTATTGAAATAAAACAGACCACAACACAGGCAGAACAAGATGCATAATTTTTACCAAACAAAAGCAGGTTCTAAAACTGACATTACAGAGTGGTAGAACTACAACTTGTCTATGGTAATCAATAGTCCCTTAAAAAatctaataatttattttttatatatgttaatTATAGAGTATATTGatcttcttgaaaaaaaaattggcagATAAAGTCCTTGTTCTTTCAAAATTGAAGCATTTAAGTCTCTGATCTTTTCTTTATTGGTGACAATAATCCCTAACATTTATGTTTAATCGACAAATAAGCATTTAAGAAAAATGTGCACCAATTGTATACTGTTAGAGACTTTTaccagaaaaaaaataaagaacttaaatattaaaagaaaaaataattttgtaaAGTCCTTTATTGACTAACtttattttaaacaaaatattgtaaagttattaaggaaaatcagtagcatatccatATTGATTCTTGATTTAATGATTCAGCTGATTTTCTAGTGTGAAAATATCATTTAAGTGTGAATACATTTTTCACCTTATTTATCATATATCAAcattatttggtaaaaatatgtattacaattatcttgagattattttcagggattatgtttattctggaataaagaatgtgtcgaaaatgaacatggtcaaaagaaatgaccatgttcgttttgccagataaaactgattacgttgctgactcatcagtttccttttttgtcgacacagaattcatctggctgactgatttcctaaatcaaaggaatttgcaaattgatttcaaagatatcagaaaatgatggccttggacgatttccttgcctataaatatcttgccaaggcctttgaaATTTTCACCTctttcattttgaatatttgtaaacattatgttattttgaagagtgtctttatttgtagagattaagtttgtttaCATTAATCTTTGTAATAGTGTTGAGTGTACTtatggatatctatctagtccattgtaaacagatagtgtctattgtgaacgtgttcatatgGATATTCGGGAGAGGAtcctatctaagtctcactttgtgaggaagtgtgcactcgctattctttgaagggagttcaagagaatcaacgtttcatcaaaccagatttgtagagaagagtacaacacgATTGCGGCAATaatttaagagggagtcttacattgtttaagtcaatgattttgtacacattgtttctttactaattgtttattctctgggcgtgggcccgtggatgtaggttatctgaaaagatttctgaaccacataaaaattattgtgtgttgaatttttacctgtttttctgtttctatttaaatagttgcataagtagtgtaaacaaaactgaaatctgtctaaacaacttaatcagtattCCGTATTTtattaagttgtttattttaaatcacttagtaatattaaaatatggaatttcaattggtatcaaagcaggtcactaaactcttagtgagattttgtggttttccgtttgttttgtttcttgtgaAATGTCTATCTTTTTAGAAGGAGGATCTATCACTCGCCCTTCATTACTGAATGATACAAACTATCCATACTGGAATGTAAGGATGAAAGCTTTtatcaaatcccttgatgaaagggcttggagatcaatattaTCTGGTTGGACACCACCTGTAGAGATAAATTCGAAATCCGATAAGACataggtaaaatctgaacttgaatgatctaatgaagaagataaattgtcaatttataataataaagctttacatgcaATTTTTGATGGAGTTGGTGAaacttatataaaattgatttcctCTTGTGAGTCTGCtaaagatgcttgggaaatccttcaaactcaatttgaagaaACCACTGATGTTAAGCGATCTAGGCTTGTATTGTTGACTACTAGATTTGAAAATCTCCGCATGTcagaaaaagaaaccctcactaagttttatgaagaattatctgacattgctaatgaatattttactttaggagaaaagttttctgactctgttttggttaggaaaattgttagatctcttcctgacaggtttcaatccaagatcatagccattgaggaggtaaagaaccttgacaccttgaaagttgaggaattgatgggatctcttctaacttttgaacttaatcaaaagatcCGCCAAGAGAAACCAATTTCTGTGAAGGAGAAatcgattgccttgaaatcttccaaagagaaaatggaaagctcagatgaggaagatgatgatgaaatgatcttgttatcgaaaaaatttaagaagtttatgaaaaatattggtaacaagaaaaacatgtctaaatcctccaaaggtaataatttttcaaaacattttgaatctactaataaaaaaggtattcaatgcagggagtgtgaaGGTTTTTGACATATTCAAGATGAATAtgccaataccttaaagaaaaataagaaggtcatggcagttacttggagtgaccaggactctgaaagtagtgatgaggaagaaaattaTAATCTTGCCTTAGCTTCtgttttttcttgcttacctctttctgtgcagttgaatgagaaccttgtttgtttaaataatactatttcaacaTATGAGGGTTCCCATGGTGATTCAGATGAATTCGATTTGGATGAGGATTctttgaaagaatcatacaaaaagatgtatgatcaatggttgaaagtatgTTCAGATAATCATTTGATGGCAAACAACAACAAAGTTCTCAAGAAGATGAATGAAGAACTTGactctcttgttaaaaaatatgaaattgagattgctgctaaagattctgaaatcaatcatttgtctaatgaagttgataaaattgtgaaaggtgtcaaattgtTTAATCATAAATCTATGGTTTTGGATAATGTTCTGCTTGCAGGTCAAAAAGcttgtgatttttctaggttaggatcaaatggatctaaacctaaaggaaaaacaATTTATATTTCTGGAAATCTTCCTATTGTTTCGACAACTGACCCTTCTGCAAAAACAACTCAAACTCATGTGACATCATCTTTTCTATCTGTCACAACACATGAGAAACAGACcagaaatttcgagaataaaaaaactggtcattttattccaatttgcaATTTTTGTGGAGTGAAAAGTCATATTCGACCTAAATGTGTTACCTTGATGAATTTTCATCACaaaaattactttaatcatcatggtaatttgagacaaatgccATTGAAGAAAAGGACTCTacctaagaaagtttgggtgaagaaaaataaattcaattgtcttgctgcctttacttgtcttacaacatgtgcttctaactcttggtttttttatagtggttgttctaggcatatgacaggtaacaaaagcatactcactgacttcaagactttgaaaaatggggaagtcacatttggagatggtaagtcttgtaaggtacttggtagtggCACTCTAAATTCTGAAGGACTACCAAAGTTGCAAAATATTCTTTTGGTTAATGGACTTAaaactaatctaattagtataagtcaaatttgtgaccaagacttgtttgtaaatttttctcttgataattgtgtttgtgcttgaccaagatagaaattgtgttttgaagggttataaatatgttgataattgttacacattatctcaatcacacAATTGTCACACAATTACAAGGACtgatactaatttgtgtcatgaaaaacatGATCACGTGGATtgtgaaaatttgagaaaaattggaagtatgagtcatgttcatgatttaccgattttaagtaaatattctttCAGTAAATGTGAACCAGGTTgattgggaaaacatttgaaaatttcttGTGAAAAATGTTTTTGTGTTAATGATGTGTTGCGACACACTAAGgatcttgttgaaaataaaactttggtcttaTAATATATTGAGTgtgacaaacaaattgcagatattatCTGAAAAGATTTCTGTCACACTCAATATATTAtaagaccaaagttttattttcacGTAAAGATTTCTGAATCACgtaaaaattcttgtgtgttgaatttttacctgtttttctgtttctATTTAAACAGTTGCATAAATAGTGTGAACAAAACTGAAATCTGTCTAAACAACTTAATTAGTATCCCGCATTTAATTAAATTGTTGGTAATAATAAGATACGGAATTTCAACTTTAACAGCTAATTACCCAATATATTATTATACCAACAAATATTGAAACAGTCTATTGATAATTTGCACACTTATTTTAGAAAAGTCTATATACACAAGTACTTCTCTCAGaaagtaaattaaaaaaaatcaacaaataatacataaaaaaaagtaCCActataattaattacaaaaatgaaTCAATCACCATATTCGTAGCATAAAAATATTGACTATCAAGACTTTTCGAAGTTTGACAATTTCATCACACTTCCTCTCTCGTTATATTCCAATCATTGGTCCCATTGAAACTGATCGATTACTAGTGGAACAACTACTATTCTTCGACCGATCCAAAAACGACGACGTCGCAGACAAATTACGACAACTCACAGAATCaatctcctcttcctcttccgCACTCACGTGATCCACTTCGTGATCCTTATCAACCTCCTCCACACTCCAAAGAATCCAACTTTGAGTGGCTGTGCGGTAAGGTACATCGTGAGTTACGGTGTTCCTCCACGGTGGCGTGCCACCATTGGCCCGCAAGTATTTCCTTCCCTTTACACTCTTCAGCTTGATCTGCTGGAACCCCTCCGTTCTGGGTTCCCACTCAAACGCAGTGTCGTTTCTAGCCATCGGCGACGTCGTATTACAGGGACTAGCTTCCCGGAGCAGTACCTTCTTTCCGGTCATGCCCAGTAGAAAGGGGTCGTCGGAGGCGGTGAGGTACTTGCCGTTAAAGCTTCTGAGGCGGATGACGTGGCTCTTACCCTCCACGAGCTCAACCGTCCACCAGGCTCGTCGGGAGGAGCCATTGTTGTGGGTTTGCCGGACTGTTTCTTCGTCTTTGTCGGCGATTAGGTACTTGCCCAGGTGGCTCCTGAGTCGAACGGTTTTGGCTTTGTTGAAAAACTCCATTGATGTGTGTTTCTAAAGATGGGTGATGCTGATAATTGCTTAGTCGGGACTCGGGAGGTTGGTTGGGGCAGGCAGTGGGTTTTCGTAGAAGTGAGTTCTTTGATTTGGTATTTATAGTAGAAAATTCTCGAGGCGATGGATTGCTATGACTGAAAACTGCGTTGACTAAAATGAAAAAGTACAGAATAGGAAGGTGTGACGATGCTTCCAATTCACATGTGAGaatttttttaatagttaaaatataaaacaaataaaataagaattGGCTGCGGGTGACTTTCCTATCAACTATGTACGGCAGAAAGAGGGAGGGACGTGAGTTAGATTGATACCAAAATTAGTCATGAAATTAGGACGAGCAATATGactatgatttatttatttttgacaaAAACTATAAAATTTGACTTGAAACTATTATTTTAAGAgaaatatgtataaatatatatactagttaaaaataatttgtgaattttaaagttataaatatgcttatttaaacatgaatttattttattatttttaattatcatataaattttaaataaataaacaatatcatcaaaataataaaatatgtttaatttaatgtatgacataaatgtattaaaaaattatggcaaaacattgtctataattttaataaaaattggttcacttTTTATTCAGTATATATTAAAAAGAATTagagttctatagtatatataaatatttatatcaataatctctacatatgacatctaaacataatattgatatatatatttacatagctacatgacatatatatataaatcacaataatatttaaaaaaaaattaataatagaataagtcatagtgtagagtagtatacatccataaattatttttagtttctaatgtaactcgcaatgtcatttagtgaatttgatgaagaaaaagagctccaatcatattaatattatacatgaattttaaatttaagtttgttgctagtttttttttaaaaaaaaaagaagtttgtGTCTagttgacagtagattatattatgttatatatttaatatgatattattctaatacgtgaagtttaagtttaattaaattttatttaagttacaaaacatatagttttattatttttaaataattgtcattgtaaaatatctcaaaaatatcttattttaatttgtttaattatttatttatttaatttgattcaagtttaaatcatgtttacaatctaccgttaaatataagaatatttcgttaagttaa
It encodes the following:
- the LOC133818045 gene encoding uncharacterized protein LOC133818045 is translated as MEFFNKAKTVRLRSHLGKYLIADKDEETVRQTHNNGSSRRAWWTVELVEGKSHVIRLRSFNGKYLTASDDPFLLGMTGKKVLLREASPCNTTSPMARNDTAFEWEPRTEGFQQIKLKSVKGRKYLRANGGTPPWRNTVTHDVPYRTATQSWILWSVEEVDKDHEVDHVSAEEEEEIDSVSCRNLSATSSFLDRSKNSSCSTSNRSVSMGPMIGI